The Chloroflexota bacterium sequence AGGCCGCCGATACTGTGGGGATCAACGTCAATCGCATGCGCTATCGCAACGTGATTATTGGCGGGATGATCGCTGGGGTGGCTGGGGCTTGGTTCTCACTGGAAGGCTCGTTCGGCTTTGATGATGGCATGACCAGCGGTCAAGGCTTTATCTCATTGGCCGCAATGATCTTCGGCAAGTGGAATCCAATTGGCGCTTTTGGCGGCTCGTTGCTATTCTCATCTGCCGATGCCTTGCAGCTCAAGGTACAGGCTTATAGCTTCGATTTGCCCTCGCAATTTATGCAAATGTTGCCGTATGTGGTAACGCTGATTGTGTTGGCTGGGGTGATTGGCCGCGCCCGACCACCAGCCGCCTCGGGCAAAGTGTACGAAAAGTAACCGCTGTCCATGCAACGTTGTTCAATGCCATTCCGTAGTAACGCGGAATGGCATTGGTGTTTAAGTGCATCGTTCTTGCTCTTCTCAGCAGCCAAGCCATCGTCTATACTAGGTTTGCAAGGCATTTTTGTGTGTTCTTTGGAGGTATTTTGTGAGCAATCAACCACCATATGGCCAACAACCGCAACAACCAGGCTACCCACCACAACAACCGTATGGTCAACAACCAAGCTACCCACCGCAACAATCAGGTTTCCCACAGTATGGCCAACAACCCTATGGTTACCCACCCCAACCCCAAAAGCGCGGTGGTTGCTTGAAATTTGGGATTATTGGATCGCTTGTAGTATTGTTGCTGTGTGTAGGCGGCGGTTATTTACTATTCAAAACCATAATTGGGGATGCTACTACAACCATTGATGGCTTTATGAAAGCTGGAGCTACCAATGATTTCAATGCCGCCAAAGCTTATATTGATACGAGCATTATCCCCGATGCGGAACTTGAAAGTTTATTGAGTCAACGTGCGTTATTTGAAGGCTATACGAGCATCGGTGCGATCCCAAGTAACACCAATGCCAATAGCAGCACAGGTCAGGAAACAAAGATGGACCTTGAGGGAACAATCAATTATTCAAGTGGCTCAGGAACCTACTCAGTAAAACTGGTTCGTATTGGTTCAGATTGGCTTATTCAAGGTATTCGTATTCGTCGTAATTAATAACCTCAAGCTTAGCTAAGCCCTCAATCAGCGAGGGCTTGGCCAGATCAATTCAGCCTCACAACCTAGCCAAAATTCAATAATTCCAATCCTCAAACGTTGATTTAATGAGTCACGCAGGATCATTGGGAGTTTGCTATGTCGTCTAGGTCGATTAATCGCCGGCTATTGGTGCTTCAAACAGGCTGGACAGTCGCTCAAGCCCAGTTATTGCTCGCCCATAGCCAAGCCGAATATGTGGTTGTTCAACGCACTGAGCCACAAATCTACTGGTATGTTTACCCACTCGAAGTTGTCCAAGAACGCTTAAGCTACCATCACCCTGATATTGCGATCTATCTGGCGCTCAATTTACAAGAAACCTCAGCCAGCCCGACCCTCAACAGCAATCAACTCGAAACCGCCGACTATTTAAGCGTGGTGCTTGATGATCAGCACCACTTGCAAGGCGTAGTTAATCCAAGTGCTCAAGCCAAAGGCACAGAATTTGATCCGTTCTTCAAGGCCTATCCCTCAGTTATTGCTCAAAATCAAGCCCAACTTAACCAAGCCTTTGATCTAGCAGTAGGTTTTCGCGATACACCCGATGCTGGCTTGATCGGCGGCCATAATCCGATTGTCATTCATGGCTTGCAAACTGATGAGCGTTGCACAATTATGCTCAGCGGCGATGGCTTACAATTTGATCGGGAGCAAGCCGAATTGGCCTTTGACATGCAAGCCACGCTATTTTTTAAGGCCACACCAACCCGCACAGGCCGCTGTGTAATCTATGTCGATTATTATCGCCAACGCCAATTGGTGGGGCATGCTGAACGAGTAGTGTTGGTCGATAGCAACGCTGAGCCAGAACCTAGCGACACTAGCCCGTTTGATTTTGGCTCAACTCCGGTCGATTTGCTGATCAACCTACGTCGTGATGGCGATACGTTCAAATGGACGGCGATGCCTCATGATCAAGCCTTTACGCCGCTGCACAATTTGCCGAGCCAACAAGCCTTATCCGAACAAGCTGCCCAAAATTGCGCCGTTGATCTCTTGGGTGCGGCGGTTAATCCAAGTTTATTGTTGGCGCAACGCGAACTTGAAGCGCTTGCCAGCGATCTAGGCCAATTTGTTCCAAGCCCAATTTGGCAATTACACAGCGATTTGGCCCAGAAATTGCAGCGGCCACTGACGGTTTTGCTGCGCAGCAACGATTTGGCTTTGCCTTGGGAATTGGCGATGGTCGAAGCGCCCTTGCTAGCCGGCGATCAGCCGCTGTATTGGGCCGCCCAAACCCATTTCGCCCGTTGGTATATTCACCCACAGGTCAGCCCAATGCCGCCCGATCAACTCAACATTAGCCAAATTAGCGCAATCGCCTCACGCTATGGCTGGGATTCAGGCCAAGCTGAATTGGTGCATGCAGTTGATGAACAAACCATGCTGCAAAACCAATGGCAAGCCCAAGCCTACGAAGCCACAATTCAGGCGCTTGATCCATTGTTGAGCCAAGCCACGACCCAAGCTGGCCATCTTCTACACTTTGCCGTGCATGGTCGCAGCCAACCCAACGCCCGCATCCAAGAAATTATTCTGGCTGATAATAATGCGATTTCGGCTAAAGCCTTGGTTGGCAATACGCGCCGTCGCCCGCCCCAATTTAGTTTTGTGTTTATCAATGCCTGCCAAGTTGCCACCCCAGGCCAGAGCTTAGGCCAAGCAGCAGGCTTCCCCGCCGAAATTCTCAAAAGTGGTGCGGCGGGCTTTGTTGCACCGTTGTGGGAAGCTGATGATCAAGCAGCTGGAACGTTTGCCGCTCAATTTTATAGCCAAGCGTTTCAAGCCCAACCTGTAGGCGCAATTTTGCAACAATATCGCCTAAGTTATGTAGCCAATAGCACCACCACCCGCCTTGCCTATATCTTTTATGGCCATCCAGCCTTGCGTTTGGCCTATTTGAGCAAAGGAGCCAACCATGCCCAACAACCAAGTGCGGCTTGATGGAACCAGCCAAGCCCATGAAGTTGCCCCAAATTATCGGATTATTGCCCAAGGTATCACGGGTAATGCCGCCGTACCAAGTCAAGAGCCACGGCGCGGCGAGGCTGGCGCTGGCGTAATCAAAGGGTTAGATTTGGCTTTGATTACCACTGAAAGCAAGTTAGCCCAAACCTTCACCCTCGATCTTGAGAGCAGTTTGCCACCCCCGCCCGGCGCAATGCGCGGCAGCAGCGATTTTGTGCTACAAACGCCCGATTTTGGCAACAATACAGCCCAAGCGGTGCTTTATACCGATCAAGCAACTGGCTATAGTCAATGGATTTTCCCTGAGCCAAGCCCAAATCCAGCGACGCAACGCCGAGGCGGAGCCAGCGTTACCTATCGCTTGCCACGCGAGCCAATCGTGCCACTACCGCCAGCACCAGGCGAAGATGCCCGCCGTGGCGGCGTGATCAAAGCCATTCGCAAGGTTGTACGGGTGATCGCTTGGAAAACTGATGAATTGATTGGTAACACGCTTGAGGCGATTATTAGCAAGTGGGAATCGGTCAAACGCGCTTATGGCTGGCAAAACTTACCGCTGAATGATCTCAATCCGATTGATTGGGCACGGATGCAAACTGGCCGCAGTTTATTGCTCATTCATGGCACATTTAGCAGCGCAACCGGAGCATTTGCCGCCTTGCCCAACGAGACAATTGGGCGCTTGCAGCAAATCTATAATGGGCGC is a genomic window containing:
- a CDS encoding CHAT domain-containing protein; protein product: MSSRSINRRLLVLQTGWTVAQAQLLLAHSQAEYVVVQRTEPQIYWYVYPLEVVQERLSYHHPDIAIYLALNLQETSASPTLNSNQLETADYLSVVLDDQHHLQGVVNPSAQAKGTEFDPFFKAYPSVIAQNQAQLNQAFDLAVGFRDTPDAGLIGGHNPIVIHGLQTDERCTIMLSGDGLQFDREQAELAFDMQATLFFKATPTRTGRCVIYVDYYRQRQLVGHAERVVLVDSNAEPEPSDTSPFDFGSTPVDLLINLRRDGDTFKWTAMPHDQAFTPLHNLPSQQALSEQAAQNCAVDLLGAAVNPSLLLAQRELEALASDLGQFVPSPIWQLHSDLAQKLQRPLTVLLRSNDLALPWELAMVEAPLLAGDQPLYWAAQTHFARWYIHPQVSPMPPDQLNISQISAIASRYGWDSGQAELVHAVDEQTMLQNQWQAQAYEATIQALDPLLSQATTQAGHLLHFAVHGRSQPNARIQEIILADNNAISAKALVGNTRRRPPQFSFVFINACQVATPGQSLGQAAGFPAEILKSGAAGFVAPLWEADDQAAGTFAAQFYSQAFQAQPVGAILQQYRLSYVANSTTTRLAYIFYGHPALRLAYLSKGANHAQQPSAA